In Microbacterium laevaniformans, a single window of DNA contains:
- a CDS encoding UPF0182 family membrane protein, translated as MTTTSAPNQATPNPVRRAIAITLAVIAVVVVGFFVFASLYADWLWYDQLGFSSVLWTQWTARVIMFVVGFLAMAVPVFIAIQLAYRLRPVYARLTSQLDHYQEVVEPLRRLAMWGIPVFFGFFAGFAASAQWQTAWLWFNRVDTGDLDPQFQMDTGFYLFSLPFFSSVLGFASAVLLVSLLLSALVAYLYGSVRVGQRELRISKAARIQLAVLAGLYLLVQGVSIWLDRYKTLTQQSDRITGASYVDDHAVIPGLTIIAIAAAIVAVLFFVTAIIGRWRFPLIGVGLLVVSALVVGVAYPWVVTNLQVRPNQETLESPYYQRNIDATKKAYGIDGLTKNDFQAVTNVAPGQLRSDAQTTASIRIMDPAIISPTVRQIEQYRAYYQFTNPLDVDRYQIDGKSQDTVVSVRELNMAQLGQAASWYNSTLVYTHGYGMVAAKGNERTADGNPVFIERGIPTTGALTTSEKYEPRIYFGENSPPYSIVGAPEGTPDIELDYPRGTGDAAQTKTTFEGNGGPNVGNPFNRLIYSLKFQSTDILLSDGINADSQILYDRDPIDRVNKVAPYLELDNDPYPSVVDGRIVWIVDGYTLSANYPYSSIVSLRDAISDTTNTTPRVALDDVNYIRNSVKATVDAYDGKVTLYAWDDTDPLLKAWQKIYPSTVKPLSDMSADLMSHVRYPTDLFKVQRAMLGTYHVDDAGSFYQRDNAWKTPNDPTQKNPVLQPPYYLTMKMPGQDAASYSMFTTFIPGGDDTRNVLMGYLSVDSDAGATAGVKDPNYGKLRMLEINAETPVPGPGQVQNTFDADPSVSAFINILKQGQSEVINGNLLTLPVGGGLLYVQPVFVQSSGSTKLPTLQKVLVAFGNQVAFESTLQDALDKLFGGDSGASAGDGDVTPSATPSPAPTDGSGSGSGATGGGTGTSVEFQAALKDAQQAMMDRQSALTQGDWAKYGEADARLTAALQKLIQLEGQG; from the coding sequence GTGACCACGACCTCAGCGCCGAATCAGGCCACGCCGAACCCCGTCCGTCGCGCGATTGCCATCACGCTCGCGGTCATCGCGGTCGTCGTGGTGGGCTTCTTCGTCTTCGCGAGCCTCTACGCCGATTGGCTCTGGTACGACCAGCTCGGGTTCTCGAGCGTCCTGTGGACGCAGTGGACGGCGCGCGTGATCATGTTCGTCGTCGGCTTCCTGGCGATGGCCGTGCCCGTCTTCATCGCGATCCAGCTCGCCTACCGTCTGCGCCCGGTCTACGCGCGTCTGACCTCTCAGCTCGATCACTACCAGGAGGTCGTGGAGCCGCTGCGTCGCCTGGCGATGTGGGGCATCCCGGTCTTCTTCGGCTTCTTTGCGGGCTTCGCCGCCTCGGCGCAGTGGCAAACGGCCTGGCTGTGGTTCAACCGCGTCGACACCGGCGATCTCGATCCGCAGTTCCAGATGGACACGGGCTTCTACCTGTTCTCGCTGCCGTTCTTCAGTTCCGTGCTCGGGTTCGCGTCGGCCGTGCTGCTCGTCTCGCTGCTGCTCTCGGCACTCGTCGCCTATCTGTACGGATCGGTGCGCGTCGGGCAGCGTGAGCTGCGCATCTCCAAGGCCGCGCGCATCCAGCTTGCGGTGCTCGCGGGCCTCTACCTGCTGGTGCAGGGTGTGAGCATTTGGCTCGACCGCTACAAGACACTGACTCAGCAGAGCGATCGCATCACCGGCGCGAGCTACGTCGATGACCATGCGGTGATCCCCGGCCTGACGATCATCGCCATCGCGGCCGCGATCGTCGCCGTCCTCTTCTTCGTGACCGCGATCATCGGGCGGTGGCGGTTCCCGCTGATCGGTGTGGGCCTGCTCGTCGTCTCTGCCCTGGTCGTCGGCGTGGCGTACCCGTGGGTCGTGACCAACCTGCAGGTGCGTCCGAATCAGGAGACGCTGGAGAGCCCGTACTACCAGCGCAACATCGACGCCACGAAGAAGGCCTACGGCATCGACGGCCTCACCAAGAACGACTTCCAGGCGGTCACGAACGTCGCACCCGGCCAGCTCCGCTCCGATGCCCAGACGACGGCGTCGATCCGCATCATGGACCCCGCGATCATCTCGCCCACGGTGCGTCAGATCGAGCAGTACCGCGCGTACTACCAGTTCACCAACCCGCTCGATGTCGACCGCTATCAGATCGACGGCAAGTCCCAGGACACGGTCGTGTCGGTGCGTGAGCTGAACATGGCCCAGCTCGGTCAGGCCGCGTCGTGGTACAACTCGACCCTGGTCTACACGCACGGCTACGGGATGGTGGCGGCCAAGGGCAATGAGCGCACGGCCGACGGCAATCCCGTCTTCATCGAGCGCGGCATCCCGACCACCGGCGCGCTCACCACGAGCGAGAAGTACGAGCCGCGCATCTACTTCGGCGAGAACTCGCCACCGTACTCGATCGTGGGCGCCCCGGAGGGCACCCCCGACATCGAGCTGGACTACCCGCGCGGCACGGGCGATGCGGCGCAGACGAAGACGACCTTCGAAGGAAACGGAGGGCCGAACGTCGGCAACCCCTTCAACCGTCTGATCTACTCGCTGAAGTTCCAGTCGACCGACATCCTGCTTTCCGACGGCATCAACGCGGACTCGCAGATCCTCTACGACCGCGATCCGATCGACCGCGTCAACAAGGTCGCGCCGTACCTCGAGCTCGACAACGACCCGTACCCGTCGGTCGTCGACGGACGCATCGTCTGGATCGTCGACGGTTACACGCTGAGCGCGAACTACCCGTACTCGTCGATCGTGAGCCTGCGCGACGCGATCAGCGACACGACGAACACGACGCCGCGCGTGGCCCTCGACGACGTCAACTACATTCGCAACTCCGTCAAGGCCACCGTCGACGCGTATGACGGCAAGGTGACCCTGTACGCGTGGGATGACACCGATCCGCTGCTGAAGGCGTGGCAGAAGATCTACCCGTCGACGGTGAAGCCGCTGTCGGACATGAGCGCCGACCTCATGAGCCACGTGCGCTACCCGACCGATCTGTTCAAGGTGCAGCGCGCCATGCTCGGCACCTACCACGTGGACGATGCGGGGTCGTTCTACCAGCGTGACAACGCTTGGAAGACCCCCAACGATCCGACGCAGAAGAACCCGGTGCTGCAGCCGCCGTACTACCTGACGATGAAGATGCCGGGACAGGATGCCGCGAGCTACTCCATGTTCACGACGTTCATCCCGGGCGGTGACGACACGCGCAACGTGCTGATGGGATACCTGTCAGTGGACTCGGATGCCGGAGCCACGGCGGGTGTCAAGGACCCGAACTACGGCAAGCTGCGCATGCTGGAGATCAACGCCGAGACACCCGTCCCCGGACCCGGACAGGTGCAGAACACGTTCGATGCCGATCCGAGCGTGTCGGCGTTCATCAACATCCTGAAACAGGGACAGTCGGAGGTCATCAACGGCAACCTCCTCACGCTGCCGGTCGGTGGAGGACTGCTGTACGTCCAGCCGGTGTTCGTGCAGTCCTCCGGGTCGACGAAGCTCCCGACCCTGCAGAAGGTGCTGGTCGCCTTCGGCAACCAGGTGGCCTTCGAGAGCACGCTTCAGGATGCGCTCGACAAGCTGTTCGGCGGCGACTCGGGCGCGAGTGCCGGCGACGGCGACGTCACCCCGTCCGCGACACCGAGCCCGGCTCCGACCGACGGCTCGGGCTCCGGCTCGGGTGCGACCGGCGGCGGCACCGGGACGAGCGTTGAGTTCCAGGCGGCACTCAAGGACGCCCAGCAGGCGATGATGGACCGGCAGAGCGCCCTGACGCAGGGTGATTGGGCCAAGTACGGCGAAGCCGACGCGCGGCTGACGGCGGCGCTGCAGAAGCTCATCCAGCTGGAGGGTCAGGGCTGA
- a CDS encoding YlbL family protein gives MALFDEGTTVVPARRRPVSRPLRVGVWALAVALVALLTLTLLPSTYVIQRPGPVFNTLGSAPDSSGADVPLITVKGAPTFPTSGALDLLTVQVVGNRERTPSWFELALAWFDPAKAVLPLDDVFPQGQTTQQRNQESAVMMVDSQKEATAAALTQLGYDVKPMVEVYALTDDSAAQGILQKGDVIRSANGQAITETDQLRTIINAGAGAPVRLAIERSGASENVEVTPKQATVDGKSTWLVGISTMHDYDFPIDVTLQLNNVGGPSAGMMFALGIIDTLSDGNLNGGAQVAGTGTIDAAGTVGPIGGIRQKMYGAVGAGATYFLAPRDNCDEVVGHVPSGLRVFSVATLKDSLQVLSTIRDKGDLDALPTCR, from the coding sequence GTGGCACTGTTCGACGAGGGCACGACCGTTGTGCCCGCTCGCCGCCGTCCGGTGTCCCGCCCCCTGCGCGTCGGAGTCTGGGCTCTCGCTGTCGCCCTCGTGGCGTTGCTGACGCTCACACTGCTGCCGAGCACCTACGTCATTCAGCGTCCGGGCCCCGTCTTCAACACGCTGGGGTCGGCCCCGGACTCCTCGGGCGCCGATGTGCCGCTGATCACCGTGAAAGGCGCGCCGACCTTCCCCACCTCCGGTGCACTGGACCTGCTGACGGTGCAGGTCGTCGGCAATCGCGAACGCACCCCGTCGTGGTTCGAGCTCGCCCTCGCCTGGTTCGACCCCGCGAAGGCGGTGCTGCCGCTGGACGACGTCTTCCCGCAGGGGCAGACGACGCAGCAGCGCAACCAGGAGAGCGCGGTGATGATGGTCGACTCGCAGAAGGAGGCGACGGCTGCCGCTCTCACGCAGCTCGGCTACGACGTCAAGCCGATGGTGGAGGTTTACGCACTCACCGACGACTCCGCAGCGCAAGGCATCCTGCAGAAGGGTGACGTCATCCGCAGCGCGAACGGTCAGGCGATCACCGAGACCGATCAACTGCGCACCATCATCAACGCCGGTGCGGGCGCTCCCGTGCGACTCGCGATCGAGCGCTCCGGCGCGAGCGAGAACGTCGAGGTGACCCCCAAGCAGGCGACCGTCGACGGCAAGAGCACGTGGCTCGTCGGCATCTCGACGATGCACGACTACGACTTCCCGATCGACGTCACCCTCCAGCTCAACAACGTCGGCGGGCCCAGCGCCGGCATGATGTTCGCCCTGGGGATCATCGACACGCTCAGCGATGGGAACCTCAACGGCGGCGCACAGGTCGCCGGCACCGGGACGATCGACGCCGCCGGCACCGTCGGGCCGATCGGTGGCATCCGCCAGAAGATGTACGGCGCGGTCGGCGCCGGAGCGACGTACTTCCTCGCCCCCAGAGACAACTGCGACGAAGTGGTCGGTCACGTGCCGTCCGGTCTTCGCGTGTTCTCGGTCGCCACGCTCAAGGACTCGCTGCAGGTGCTGTCGACGATCCGCGACAAGGGCGACCTGGACGCGCTGCCGACCTGCCGCTGA
- a CDS encoding zinc-dependent metalloprotease, protein MADETPDRPEDDFQELLRNLLGGGGAGLDPEQLENLSRMGVDPAMLQQMMAQMQHAFATGSDDGIDWSAAKTQALHLANKDGLGITTGARHDFDQAFALATLWLSEATTISDLAAPAQAMTRGQWVETTLPVWQELAEPVADSIAGALTAAIDEQTPEEMRQLVAGAGTFMRRVGGSLFAAQLGGVIGRLSQEVVSGGDVGIPVMPDGVAAILPQNFADFARDLDVTDDQLALYLGTRELAHARLFRHARWLRLHVITQVTEFARGIHVDTTALEDLASRFDPSSPEELRSALESGALLPQRTPAQDAALVRLENLLATIEGWVDVVTADATSRLPAAAKIAEAVRRRRAVGGPAEQAMASLVGLELRPRRLREAAAMWRAVTDAVGIEARDRLWDYPDLMPGASDIDDPQALVARLVAHERGEDPERDALDEALDALLAEAAEEAEHATGDPGAQASDDDGPEDPRPV, encoded by the coding sequence ATGGCTGATGAGACTCCCGACCGCCCCGAAGACGACTTCCAAGAACTGCTGCGGAACCTGCTCGGTGGTGGAGGCGCAGGCCTTGACCCCGAACAGCTCGAGAACCTCTCGCGCATGGGCGTGGATCCCGCCATGCTGCAGCAGATGATGGCGCAGATGCAGCACGCCTTCGCCACCGGCAGCGATGACGGCATCGACTGGAGCGCGGCGAAGACGCAGGCTCTGCACCTGGCGAACAAGGACGGGCTCGGTATCACGACGGGCGCTCGCCACGACTTCGATCAGGCCTTCGCCCTCGCAACCCTCTGGCTGAGCGAGGCCACGACGATCTCGGACCTTGCGGCCCCGGCGCAGGCCATGACCCGCGGACAGTGGGTCGAGACGACGCTTCCGGTCTGGCAGGAGCTCGCCGAGCCCGTCGCCGACTCGATCGCGGGGGCGCTGACGGCGGCGATCGACGAGCAGACCCCGGAGGAGATGCGACAGCTCGTCGCCGGAGCGGGCACGTTCATGCGACGCGTGGGCGGTTCGCTGTTCGCCGCTCAGCTCGGCGGCGTCATCGGACGCCTGTCGCAGGAGGTGGTGTCCGGCGGCGATGTCGGCATTCCCGTCATGCCCGACGGCGTCGCGGCGATCCTGCCGCAGAACTTCGCCGACTTCGCCCGCGACCTGGACGTGACCGACGACCAGCTCGCGCTGTATCTCGGAACCCGTGAGCTCGCGCACGCTCGCCTCTTCCGCCACGCCCGATGGCTGCGGCTGCACGTGATCACCCAGGTGACCGAGTTCGCCCGCGGCATCCACGTCGACACCACCGCCCTCGAAGACCTCGCGTCGCGCTTCGACCCGTCCTCACCGGAGGAGCTGCGCTCCGCCCTCGAGTCCGGGGCGCTGCTTCCTCAACGCACGCCCGCGCAGGATGCCGCGCTTGTTCGGCTCGAGAACCTCCTGGCGACCATCGAAGGCTGGGTGGATGTCGTGACCGCCGACGCGACCTCGCGCCTTCCCGCCGCGGCGAAGATCGCCGAGGCCGTGCGTCGCCGGCGAGCCGTGGGCGGTCCCGCCGAGCAGGCGATGGCCTCCCTCGTCGGGTTGGAGCTGCGCCCGCGACGACTGCGCGAAGCGGCGGCGATGTGGCGCGCCGTGACGGATGCCGTGGGCATCGAGGCCCGCGACCGACTCTGGGACTACCCCGACCTCATGCCGGGGGCGAGTGACATCGACGACCCGCAGGCGCTCGTGGCGCGTCTGGTGGCCCACGAGCGCGGCGAGGACCCCGAACGGGACGCCCTCGACGAGGCGCTGGACGCACTGCTGGCCGAAGCGGCCGAGGAGGCGGAGCACGCCACCGGCGACCCCGGCGCGCAAGCCTCCGACGACGACGGTCCGGAGGATCCGCGCCCGGTGTGA
- a CDS encoding prenyltransferase: MTATATARQLLLSSRPVSWINTAYPFAAATVLTTGRIDATLIVGTVFFLIPYNLAMYGINDVFDYESDLRNPRKGGAHGAVLERRLHATTLWAAALSCLPFVVYLVLVGTPISWLVLAISLFFVVFYSAPPLRLKERPVADSVTSSIHFFSPAVYGLVLAGATWTWQLSAVIVAFALWGIASHAFGAVQDVVADREADISSIATVFGARTTVRLAIAGYAAAGIVMLGAAWPGPLAAVLALPYIVTVWPYRNVADQDAERATRGWDRFLWLNQFTGFAVTLLLIWYALGR; the protein is encoded by the coding sequence ATGACCGCGACCGCCACCGCCCGCCAGCTCCTCCTCTCGTCTCGACCCGTCAGCTGGATCAACACGGCCTACCCCTTCGCGGCGGCCACCGTCCTCACGACCGGAAGGATCGATGCGACCCTCATCGTCGGCACCGTCTTCTTCCTGATCCCCTACAACCTGGCGATGTACGGGATCAACGATGTCTTCGACTACGAGTCCGATCTGCGCAACCCCCGCAAGGGTGGCGCCCACGGCGCCGTGCTCGAGCGTCGCCTGCACGCCACCACGCTCTGGGCGGCCGCTCTGTCGTGCCTGCCGTTCGTCGTCTACCTCGTACTGGTCGGCACACCCATCTCCTGGCTGGTGCTCGCGATCAGCCTCTTCTTCGTCGTCTTCTACTCCGCGCCGCCGCTTCGTCTGAAAGAACGTCCCGTCGCGGACTCGGTGACCAGCAGCATCCACTTCTTCTCCCCCGCCGTGTACGGGTTGGTGCTCGCCGGCGCGACGTGGACGTGGCAGCTGAGCGCCGTGATCGTCGCCTTCGCCCTCTGGGGCATCGCCTCACACGCTTTCGGGGCCGTGCAGGACGTCGTGGCGGATCGAGAGGCCGACATCTCGTCCATCGCGACGGTCTTCGGTGCCCGCACCACCGTCCGCCTCGCCATCGCCGGCTACGCCGCCGCGGGCATCGTGATGCTCGGCGCCGCATGGCCGGGCCCACTGGCAGCGGTACTCGCGCTGCCCTACATCGTCACCGTCTGGCCGTACCGCAACGTCGCGGACCAGGATGCCGAGCGTGCCACCCGCGGGTGGGATCGCTTCCTCTGGCTCAATCAGTTCACGGGCTTCGCGGTCACGCTGCTGCTGATCTGGTACGCGCTCGGCCGCTGA